In one window of Flavobacterium ginsengisoli DNA:
- a CDS encoding rhodanese-like domain-containing protein, translating to MNSNQTIYVFCQSGIRSKIAAELLQKYQFKNIKSIAGGALAMKQLLQEIKI from the coding sequence TTGAATTCAAATCAAACTATTTATGTTTTTTGCCAATCTGGAATTAGAAGCAAAATTGCGGCCGAATTGCTTCAAAAATATCAATTTAAAAATATAAAAAGCATTGCTGGAGGCGCTTTAGCAATGAAGCAGTTATTACAAGAAATAAAAATATAA
- a CDS encoding molybdenum cofactor biosynthesis protein MoaE, with amino-acid sequence MSKNVFVEGPIAPEFIAESITKHQSKHTIGAHNIFLGQVRADVIHDNTVVAIDYSAYKDMANEALYAIREKAFAKFDLTCMHIYHSLGVVKAGEICLFVFVSATRRKQVYEATEAIVNWIKTDVPIFGKEMFENDTFTWKQNT; translated from the coding sequence ATGAGTAAAAATGTATTTGTAGAAGGACCAATTGCTCCTGAGTTTATTGCAGAATCAATCACTAAACATCAATCAAAACATACGATTGGAGCGCATAATATTTTTCTGGGACAAGTTCGTGCCGATGTTATTCATGATAACACAGTCGTAGCAATCGATTATTCGGCCTATAAAGACATGGCAAATGAAGCTTTGTATGCCATTCGCGAAAAGGCCTTTGCCAAATTCGATTTAACTTGCATGCACATTTACCACAGTTTGGGCGTTGTAAAAGCAGGCGAAATCTGTTTGTTCGTTTTTGTTTCGGCAACGCGTCGCAAACAGGTTTATGAAGCCACAGAAGCAATTGTAAACTGGATAAAAACCGATGTGCCGATTTTTGGTAAAGAAATGTTTGAAAATGATACATTCACTTGGAAACAAAATACGTAA
- a CDS encoding HesA/MoeB/ThiF family protein, with product MSETERYKRQIILPEIGDIGQYKLLKSKVLVIGAGGLVASILPYLAAAGIGEIGIVDDDLIEVSNLHRQVIYKTSAVGKRKVIEAKAMLSELNPEVKVNVFEEKLSGKNAISLFEKYDIIVDATDNISIKYLINDACLVSNKPMVYGSIFRFQGQVSVFNYQYGPTYRCLYPDENSNAANCEDAGVIGVSVGIIGMFQANEVLKIILGVGEVLSGKILVYTILNNEQQKYDFEKSSKLEMNKEDFEQKYNSSENQIEEVKFEFLLNEIENDEVLFLDVRNEDEAPKIKLKNSIQIPLLAFRKSN from the coding sequence ATGAGTGAAACGGAACGATATAAGAGACAAATTATACTTCCTGAAATTGGAGATATTGGTCAGTACAAATTACTGAAATCTAAAGTTTTGGTAATTGGTGCTGGAGGTTTGGTCGCTTCAATTCTGCCTTATCTAGCTGCTGCAGGAATCGGCGAAATTGGGATTGTAGATGATGATCTTATTGAAGTTTCCAATCTTCATAGACAAGTAATTTATAAAACTTCGGCGGTTGGAAAAAGAAAAGTTATAGAAGCAAAAGCAATGCTTTCAGAACTGAATCCGGAAGTGAAAGTGAATGTTTTTGAAGAAAAATTATCTGGAAAAAATGCAATTTCATTGTTCGAAAAATACGATATTATTGTTGATGCAACAGACAATATTTCGATAAAATACTTAATTAATGATGCTTGTCTAGTGAGCAATAAACCAATGGTTTACGGATCTATTTTTAGATTCCAAGGACAAGTTTCAGTTTTCAATTATCAATACGGACCAACTTACAGATGTTTGTATCCTGATGAAAATTCGAATGCGGCAAATTGTGAAGATGCTGGCGTAATTGGAGTTTCCGTTGGAATTATCGGAATGTTTCAGGCCAATGAAGTTCTAAAAATAATTCTTGGAGTTGGTGAAGTTTTGAGTGGAAAAATTCTGGTTTATACTATTTTAAATAACGAACAGCAGAAGTATGATTTCGAAAAGAGTTCAAAATTAGAAATGAACAAAGAAGATTTCGAACAGAAATACAATTCATCTGAAAATCAGATTGAAGAAGTAAAATTTGAATTTCTTTTGAATGAAATAGAAAACGATGAGGTTCTTTTTTTAGATGTTCGAAATGAAGATGAAGCGCCAAAAATCAAATTGAAAAATAGTATTCAAATTCCGTTGCTCGCATTTAGAAAATCAAATTAA
- the moaA gene encoding GTP 3',8-cyclase MoaA yields the protein MTASNTILTDSFGRKHNYLRISLLEKCNLRCTYCMPADGIALSPKASLMTADEIFAIAQTFVKNGVDKIRLTGGEPLLRKDFPEIVSKLSELEISLSITTNGILIDRHIEVLKRFNIKKINLSLDTLVASKFHSITLRNQFEKVIDNLHLLLNNDFQVKVNVVLIKGFNDTEIVDFVKLTQFLPISVRFIEFMPFAGNEWDRSKMVSRQEILSLVETQFSSKEIQKLEDEKNFTSRNYKIKNFQGDFGIISSITNPFCDSCNRIRLTADGKIKNCLFSNSETDLLTAFRNGESITELISESIQNKKKVRAGMSTVNEINDPTLHFDNRSMIAIGG from the coding sequence ATGACAGCCTCTAACACTATTTTGACTGATAGTTTCGGGCGCAAGCATAATTATTTGCGCATTTCGCTGTTGGAAAAATGCAACTTGCGTTGTACGTATTGCATGCCTGCGGATGGAATCGCTTTATCTCCAAAAGCTAGTTTAATGACGGCAGATGAGATTTTTGCCATTGCCCAGACTTTCGTGAAAAATGGTGTTGACAAAATACGATTAACAGGCGGTGAACCTTTGCTCAGAAAAGATTTTCCTGAAATTGTGTCTAAATTGTCAGAATTAGAAATTTCACTTTCGATTACTACAAACGGAATTTTAATTGACCGCCATATTGAGGTTTTAAAGCGATTTAATATTAAGAAAATCAACTTGAGTTTAGATACCCTAGTTGCTTCAAAATTTCATTCTATAACGCTTAGAAATCAGTTTGAGAAAGTAATTGATAATCTGCATTTGCTTTTGAATAACGATTTTCAGGTAAAAGTAAATGTGGTTTTGATAAAAGGTTTTAATGATACTGAAATTGTAGATTTTGTAAAACTGACTCAATTTCTGCCAATTTCTGTTCGATTTATCGAATTTATGCCGTTTGCTGGAAACGAGTGGGACAGGAGTAAAATGGTTTCGCGACAAGAAATTTTATCTTTAGTAGAAACTCAATTTTCATCAAAAGAAATTCAAAAATTAGAAGACGAAAAAAACTTCACTTCAAGAAATTATAAAATAAAAAACTTTCAAGGTGATTTCGGAATTATTAGTTCCATAACAAATCCGTTTTGTGACAGCTGCAATCGCATCCGCTTGACGGCTGACGGAAAAATAAAAAACTGCCTTTTCTCAAATTCAGAAACCGATTTACTGACTGCTTTTAGAAATGGAGAATCGATTACTGAGTTAATTTCAGAATCCATTCAAAACAAAAAGAAAGTTAGAGCAGGAATGTCAACAGTTAATGAAATAAATGATCCAACACTTCATTTTGATAATCGCAGTATGATTGCGATTGGAGGTTAG